CGTTCCACTCGGTCCCAAGGTCAAAGAAATAGGTTCAGTGGTTCGACCTCCCAAAGGTTAAAGAAAGACATCTGCCCATCTGTGCTGTGCTGAACCAGTTTCTTGTTGGAGTAGACTGAATGATAAGTATGGAATTGCAACATATCATGGAAACGTGGGTCTGGGCAGGATTTCTCTTTTGCTCCAGCCGCCAGTTCTGGAACTTCCAGTTCCAATCGGAGAGCTGGCGTGCGAGGTCGACGGGAACGTTCCACTTCTTCCACGCCTTCTTGCCGGAACCCGAGCCACGGCCCTCGTGGTCGTTCTTCCCCTTGCTGTATGTCGACCAACCCTTCCCCATGGCATTAGTTGTGTGTGGCAAGGTGGAGGGCTGTGACAATGGTGTGGGCGAGGAAATGGGCGTCACCAAGAGCCCTTAAAAAGACTCGGATGATCCCAACGACTTCAATGTCTTGCCATTGTAACTGATGGGATGTCGCCCACTAGCGCATGCGCTCGGAAGGGGAAGCACGCCATTAATGCGGCGTAGAAAAGTTACGACGCGCTGCCCATTAGTTCTGCCTCGCTGAAGGCGAAGCATCAGGGTCACTGCCAAGTGGGCACATGGTAGGACCGCGCCGCGTCCGCATAGACGCATTTGCGGAGCATATTTAAGCCGCATTTACGTCTCGGCGGACATGCCAGTCACTATGCATTGGACCGCTAAGTTTAGGTGCAGACACACTTTTTAAGCGCATCGTCAGAAATGAAAGCACCAGATCGTCCTGTTATGATGAATAGAGCATCCGAAACGAAAGCACCAGGTCATCCGAGATGCCCAAGATGAATAGAGCACCATGCTCGGCCTGATTTTTTTTTGCTCGGGCTGAATCTCAGACGTCACAAGTTAACTAGGCTCAAACGTGTAGGACAGCCCAGCTTCTCGGCCCAGACACCAGAGTGCTCAGGGCAACTGACCACCACCCCACGCGGCCACTACTACACTCGTCGACTTTCTCCGTCCCCAACCAACCCCACAGTCCCACTCCCCTCCCGTTCCATCCGCTCTCGCTCCCCCGAATCCGCACTTCCACATCGCAGCCCTAACCCTTTCCAAAGCCCTAGCCGCCGGTCGCCGCCCGCCGCCCTCCTGCAACCATGAGGTCCAAGGCCAACGGAGACGCCTCGTAagtcacctcctcctcctcctctcccgttTCCTCTTCGTGTGCGCTCGGTTCTTGCCTTTCGGTCGCACCGTCTAACTGCTCTCCACTCGTGTGGCCGCTCGCCGCAGGTTCAAGGCCTCCGGTAAGCGCAAGGCAGCCGCCGGCGGGGTCGCCAAGCCGAAGCGCGCCCCCACTCCCTACTTCGTCTTCCTGTAAGTTCCTTCTCCCTCTATCCCGCCTCCAGATCTACGCGTCTCGTCGTCTGATATTTTCTGTAAAACTTCCCGGCAGGGCTGAGTTCAGGCCCCAGTACATGCAGGAGCACCCTGAGGCTAAGGGCGTCATCGCCGTGAGTCACCTCCTCaccaaaccctagttttatttctAGGGTTTTAGTTCTAGGGTTTCGTTTGTATGGACGATGACTCATGACTGTGCATGTGCTGCTTTGATTTTAGGTTACCAAGGCTGCTGGAGAGAAGTGGCGCAGCATGTCCGATGAGGTTTGTGTGGTTTGTTTGCACTGCTTATGTAATTAATATGGGGTTAACTTGCTTCCGCGCCGTTATATTTCCCGCAACTTGCCAAGATACAACTAGATCTACCTACAAATAGACGCCGTCATACAACTACATCTACCCCAAAATAGACGCCGTAAGTCTCCGTAACAATGTTCCCGCCTTGGCGCAGTACGTCCGATGAAGATTATCTGATTTTTGCAGTGATTACATGTAATTAATATTAGGGGAAATTGCTCTGTGCCGTTATATTTGTCGCGACTTGTCAATATACCACCTTATTATCCAGCATCCCAACCTGCCTAGCGTTATCCCAAAATGATATTGCGCAGGAGTAGCAAAGCAAATATGGAAATAAGTTACCCTCTATGAGTCAGTCTCACTTGGCTGTGTAGTATAACATTAAAATCTGTTGAGGTTCTCAACTGATTGATGCATGCCTTGTGTAGGAGAAGGCGAAGTACGGAAGCAAGAAGCAGGAGGTCAAAGAGACCAAGGCTGCTAGCAAGAAGGTAGAATTACGACTGCATGAATTTCATGACATTAATCTTGTACTAGGCATTTAAGTATCTCAGTTTTGGGGTTCTAATGTTCTGGTTTCCATTTTAACAGGAGAGCACTAGCTCCAAGAAGGCCAAGACTGATGCTGACGAAGAGGAGGGAGAAGGTTCTGACAAGTCCAAGTCCGACGTTGAGGATGATGGCGAGGAGGTATGTAAAATTTATGCATCGCAGTAGGTTGTATACACTGCAGTGTGGATGGAGTTTACATATATTGTTGCTAACATCTCTTTGATTGGCTTATCGCAGGAGGACAAGGAGTAAATAGTAGCTTAGAGAACAGCAGCTGTACATCATCAGTGCTTGCTGCTTAGGGCTTAGCTTGCTATGTTCCTTTTTATGTAATGTTATTCTGTAAGGAGAATGTTTAGATGCGTACTCCTGGGCTGCGGCGTGCTGTAGGTGTATCTGTTTGGCTAGTTCTGAAGAAAAGCTTAAGACTCTTGACTGCTTTTCTTTTGTGGACCTCCACAGCATGTGTAAACAGCCATCTTGCTTTCTTTTATCAACTGATCTGATGACTAGCCCGCTGTTGGCTGTCCTGTGATGTTCTCGTGTTATGTATTACTTTTGTGTTGCTTCTTGTTAAGTTGCTGATGGTCCACCTGCGTGCAGCAGTATTACACCCACTCCTGGCTTGAGCAAAGCTGGAGCTATATCTGCTTGACTAGCAGCAAAGAAAAGCCAGACTGCTTGACTACTTTTATTTTAGTGGACCTCTGCAGCGTGTTGTTTGCTTCAGGTTATGTTTGTGATGTTACACCTGGATTCAGTTGTATACTTGTATTACACTCATTCTTTGATTCTTGCAGCACACTATTTACAGATTCTTTCATGTACTACGAAATCTTTGTAACCATGAAGTCATGGTGTTATCTTCATCAGGTACGAGTACAATAAGAAAGTTATCCATGTAAACAATAAAAAAATGGTGCATTAAACAATTTACTTTGTAAACTTCTGGCTGAGATGCTCTGTTCTATCTACCAACAAAATCATTTTTAAGGCAGCACAGCGTAGTATTCCACATGCATGTGAGGCCAACTTGACAAGGCAGTTGACAAACCATAAGCAGGTCGAAAGAGAAGCCAAGAGGAAAGTTATCCATGTAAACAATCAAAACTGGAATAGCAAACAATTGACTATCTAAATTTCCTGCTGAGATACTCTGTTTTCTATCTACAACAAAATCATTTTTAACTTTTAAGGCAGCATGGCGTAATGTTCCATATGCATGTGAGGCGAACTTGACAAGGCAGTGGACAAACCACAAGAAGTGGAAAGAGAAGCCAAGAGGACTTTACAACTGACTGCCCGGCAAGTACGGTTAGCCTTCTCAAACAAACATCAAAATGAGGACTTTACAACTGGAGGAGTATCTCTGCCATGCCTGCCATTGCTATGATGAGCTCTTCTCGTTCTTTGTGGTTCGCAGCAGCTCTTTCGCCATTGATGAGAAGGACTGAGCGCCATTAGCCATATCTGCAGATCGAAGATTAATGCCCTGCAAGAAGCACATAAGAACATGTTAATGCCCTCAAGTTTAAGCAGAATGTTTCTTACAGGGTCTTTCACGTTCATATGGATTTTTGAAGAATATATGGAAGTAGGGAATGACAAGTGGGTAACCAAAATGAGTTCAGAATCTGAAGAGTTCAGAGCAGACATGGTAACAGGAGTAAACATATAACACTACGGAAATGCTTTGCGTACGATAATATCTGTACAACTTATGTACGACTAGACTCACGGTGGGCTTTCCATCATTTGGCCCACATACTGACTCATGCTACGATGAGTCTGATCGTACACATCTATCGTATAAATTCTGTCGTGTGTATAGCATTGCTCATAACACTATTACTAGGGGGCAAAGGGATATTACCTCCAACTTTTTAATGTTCTCTTGCAGCTTGTTCCCGATCATTTTTGGAACACTGGTGGACTCCTGTTCATGTCAACATTCAAAGTTAGTAAGGGAAGTCATAAACTTAAAATATATATTTTCCTCGAGGGGAACTAACTTATATTATGCTTGCATTATTCCATGCATAGCTCATGTGATTCAATGCAGAATTGCAGATGCTCATTGGTTCCTAATATAAAATAGTAACCTATATGTACAAAAATATTGCAGGCCGAATTATAAACCGCGTGCAATGGTAATGTATTGTGTTTCATAATTTAATGGTCTTCTATGCACTCACATTACTTGTAGCATATCCATACTTCATCTTTATCTGGTCAATTTGTCTAACCGGTGGTTCATCTTCAGGTTTCTTGTTTGCCGAATTCACTTTTTCTTCTGTTTTGGGCTTCAATTTTCCTGTGCATACAACATTTGGACATCTCATCACATCTTCACAGTTGCACTGGAACGATGATTTAAAAAATCCAATACTCTGGATAACAAAAATACATATAATTTCCTATTATTATACTTGGCTGACCTCTAAGAGTTTGGAATCCCTTGCTGATTTTCTGTTTGCTTAGACCTGGGAAGTGTGGTCCTTTCTGCTTCTCTGTGTTGTCTTCAATGTCGATATCATCTTCAGGAAGAAACATGTTACCGTAAGTACAAAGAGACCCTTGAACAAGCAAAATCAATGTAGTAGCAAACATGTTCTAAAGCAGATACAGGTGCTAAGATGGGATGGTGATTCCTAGTGCCTACA
This region of Lolium perenne isolate Kyuss_39 chromosome 2, Kyuss_2.0, whole genome shotgun sequence genomic DNA includes:
- the LOC127335909 gene encoding HMG1/2-like protein — its product is MRSKANGDASFKASGKRKAAAGGVAKPKRAPTPYFVFLAEFRPQYMQEHPEAKGVIAVTKAAGEKWRSMSDEEKAKYGSKKQEVKETKAASKKESTSSKKAKTDADEEEGEGSDKSKSDVEDDGEEEDKE